The following are encoded together in the Pseudoxanthomonas sp. YR558 genome:
- a CDS encoding DUF3016 domain-containing protein produces the protein MKAPALLLTALVALTAALPGEARQKNVTDPGTPRSVPAEGGAVSVQWTDPAQFSEIKFSGNRWESKRGTWVTDLATYLRDEAGQRLARGQTLDVTITDIDRAGRYEPIVRNGMEDIRIVKDIYPPRMTLNFVVKGPDGQVVAEGERKLVDHGFLMGANLNNTDNLRYEKRLIDDWLRREFKSNAALTSTP, from the coding sequence ATGAAAGCCCCCGCCCTGCTGCTCACCGCCCTCGTTGCGCTCACCGCCGCGCTGCCCGGCGAAGCGCGGCAGAAGAACGTCACCGATCCCGGCACACCCCGCAGCGTGCCTGCCGAAGGCGGCGCCGTCAGCGTCCAGTGGACCGATCCCGCGCAGTTCAGCGAGATCAAGTTCAGCGGCAATCGTTGGGAATCGAAACGCGGCACCTGGGTGACCGACTTGGCGACGTACCTGCGCGATGAAGCGGGCCAGCGCCTCGCCCGCGGCCAGACGCTCGACGTCACCATCACCGACATCGACCGCGCCGGTCGCTATGAGCCGATCGTGCGCAACGGCATGGAGGACATCCGTATCGTCAAGGACATCTATCCGCCGCGGATGACGCTGAACTTCGTCGTGAAGGGTCCCGATGGCCAGGTGGTCGCCGAAGGCGAGCGCAAGCTGGTGGACCATGGCTTCCTGATGGGCGCCAATCTCAACAACACCGACAACCTGCGTTACGAGAAGCGCCTGATCGACGACTGGCTGCGCCGCGAGTTCAAGAGCAACGCAGCGCTGACATCCACGCCCTGA
- a CDS encoding AraC family transcriptional regulator, whose product MTHTASIHADRLRELATLIERSTGGDGLHTTAIPALQFSRLSAPMPLPMRGVQEAALCLIVQGAKRAILADEVYEYDASRFVVASVDLPVTGQVTQASADAPYLCLILKLSPATIAELVTEAESARAPLPPPSRGLFLQPSSVEMLDAAIRLVKLLDTPHDIPLLGPLIEREILYRVLCSPQGAMLRHIGIADSQGQRVAKAIHWLRQHYAQPLRIDHIAREVHMSASALHHHFKAVTAMSPLQYQKQLRLQEARRLMLSEVMDAASAGHRVGYESPSQFSREYSRMFGAPPVRDVERLRSL is encoded by the coding sequence ATGACCCACACCGCTTCCATCCATGCCGACCGCCTGCGCGAGCTGGCCACCCTGATTGAACGATCCACCGGCGGCGATGGCCTGCACACGACCGCGATCCCGGCCCTGCAGTTCTCCCGGCTCAGCGCGCCGATGCCGCTCCCGATGCGTGGCGTGCAGGAAGCCGCGCTGTGCCTGATCGTCCAGGGGGCCAAACGCGCCATCCTCGCCGACGAGGTGTACGAGTACGACGCCAGTCGCTTCGTCGTCGCCTCGGTCGACCTGCCCGTCACCGGCCAGGTCACCCAGGCCTCCGCCGACGCGCCCTACCTGTGCCTGATCCTGAAGCTATCGCCCGCGACCATCGCCGAGCTGGTGACCGAAGCGGAATCGGCACGGGCGCCGTTGCCGCCGCCATCGCGTGGCCTGTTCCTGCAACCCAGCAGCGTGGAGATGCTGGATGCGGCGATCCGGCTGGTAAAGCTGCTCGATACGCCGCACGACATCCCGTTGCTGGGTCCGCTGATCGAGCGCGAGATCCTGTACCGCGTGCTGTGCAGCCCGCAGGGGGCGATGCTGCGCCACATCGGCATCGCCGACAGCCAGGGCCAGCGCGTGGCGAAGGCGATCCACTGGCTGCGGCAGCACTACGCGCAGCCGCTGCGCATCGACCACATTGCCCGCGAAGTGCATATGAGCGCCTCCGCGCTTCACCACCATTTCAAGGCGGTGACCGCGATGAGCCCCCTGCAGTACCAGAAGCAGCTGCGCCTGCAGGAAGCCCGCCGACTGATGCTGAGCGAAGTCATGGACGCCGCCAGCGCCGGCCATCGCGTGGGCTACGAGAGCCCCTCGCAATTCAGCCGCGAATACAGCCGCATGTTCGGTGCCCCGCCCGTGCGCGACGTGGAGCGCCTACGCAGCCTCTGA
- a CDS encoding SDR family oxidoreductase, translating to MSGIQGKVIAITGASSGIGDAAARELARRGAHVVLGARRTDRLERLVAEITAAGGSARCRALDVTRIEDVQAFVAFAQAEYGRLDVIVNNAGVMPLSPLAALKIDEWNAMIDVNIRGVLHGIAAALPVMQAQGGGQVVNIASTAGHRVWPSASVYCATKHAVLAISEGLRQEHDKLRVTVVSPGVTTSELAETTSDAGIKAWLEDFRQVAIPAEAIARAIAYAVEQPDDVDVSEVIVRPAASPN from the coding sequence ATGTCCGGAATCCAAGGAAAAGTCATCGCCATCACCGGCGCCAGCAGCGGCATCGGCGACGCCGCCGCGCGCGAGCTCGCCCGTCGCGGGGCCCACGTCGTGCTCGGTGCGCGTCGCACCGACCGGCTGGAGCGGCTGGTCGCCGAGATCACCGCCGCAGGCGGCAGCGCGCGCTGCCGTGCGCTCGACGTCACCCGCATCGAAGACGTGCAGGCGTTCGTGGCCTTCGCCCAGGCCGAGTACGGCCGGCTCGACGTGATCGTCAACAATGCCGGCGTCATGCCGCTGTCGCCGCTGGCCGCACTGAAGATCGACGAATGGAACGCCATGATCGACGTCAACATCCGGGGCGTGTTGCACGGCATCGCTGCCGCGTTGCCGGTCATGCAGGCGCAGGGCGGAGGCCAGGTGGTCAACATCGCCTCCACGGCCGGTCATCGCGTGTGGCCCAGTGCGTCGGTGTACTGCGCCACGAAGCACGCGGTACTGGCCATTTCCGAAGGCCTGCGCCAGGAGCACGACAAGCTGCGCGTCACCGTGGTGTCGCCCGGCGTGACCACCAGCGAACTGGCTGAAACCACCAGCGATGCCGGCATCAAGGCGTGGCTCGAGGATTTCCGCCAGGTCGCGATTCCCGCCGAGGCCATTGCGCGCGCGATCGCGTATGCCGTGGAACAGCCCGACGACGTCGACGTCAGCGAGGTCATCGTGCGGCCGGCCGCCAGCCCGAACTGA
- a CDS encoding aldo/keto reductase yields MEYRYLGASGLRVPVLSFGTGTFGGQGALFSAWGSTDVAEARRLVDICLDAGLTLFDSADVYSKGAAEEILGEAIKGRPRDSLLISTKATFRFGDGENQVGSSRHHLINAVDAALKRLGTDYIDLFQLHGFDARPPVEEVLSTLDTLVKAGKIRYLGVSNFSGWHLMKSLAAADRHGWTRYVAHQAYYSLVGRDYEWELMPLAADQGVGAVVWSPLGWGRLTGKIRRGQPLPENSRLQSQTANDAGPQVDLEYLYDVVDALDEVAQEAGKTIPQVALNWLLQRPTVSTVVIGARNEEQLKQNLGAVGWSLTAEQVAKLDAASQRPKPYPYWHQAGFAYRNPTPV; encoded by the coding sequence ATGGAATACCGCTATCTCGGCGCGTCCGGCCTGCGCGTCCCCGTCCTCTCCTTCGGTACCGGCACCTTCGGTGGCCAAGGCGCGTTGTTCAGCGCGTGGGGCAGCACCGACGTGGCCGAAGCGCGCCGCCTGGTCGACATCTGCCTCGATGCGGGCCTCACCCTGTTCGACAGCGCCGATGTCTATTCGAAGGGCGCCGCCGAGGAGATCCTCGGCGAGGCCATCAAGGGCCGACCGCGCGACTCGCTGCTTATCTCCACCAAGGCTACGTTCCGCTTCGGCGACGGCGAGAACCAGGTGGGCTCGTCGCGCCATCACCTGATCAATGCCGTCGATGCCGCACTCAAGCGGCTCGGCACGGACTACATCGACCTGTTCCAGCTGCACGGCTTCGATGCGCGTCCGCCGGTCGAGGAAGTGCTGTCCACGCTCGATACGCTGGTGAAGGCCGGCAAGATCCGTTACCTGGGCGTATCGAACTTCTCCGGCTGGCACCTGATGAAGTCGCTCGCCGCCGCCGACCGCCATGGCTGGACGCGCTACGTGGCGCATCAGGCGTACTACTCGCTGGTCGGTCGCGACTACGAATGGGAGCTGATGCCGCTGGCCGCCGACCAGGGCGTGGGCGCGGTGGTCTGGAGTCCGCTGGGCTGGGGTCGCTTGACCGGCAAGATCCGCCGCGGGCAGCCACTGCCCGAGAACAGCCGCCTGCAATCGCAAACCGCGAACGATGCCGGTCCGCAGGTCGACCTCGAGTACCTGTACGACGTGGTCGACGCGTTGGACGAAGTTGCGCAGGAAGCCGGCAAGACGATCCCGCAGGTCGCACTGAACTGGCTGCTGCAGCGTCCCACCGTCAGCACCGTGGTAATCGGTGCGCGCAACGAGGAGCAGCTGAAGCAGAACCTGGGCGCGGTGGGCTGGAGCCTCACGGCCGAGCAGGTCGCCAAGCTGGATGCGGCGAGCCAGCGGCCGAAGCCGTATCCGTACTGGCACCAGGCGGGCTTCGCCTACCGCAATCCCACGCCGGTCTGA
- a CDS encoding amidohydrolase family protein, giving the protein MRLHARMVSVLAAALSIACAPAFAATTYVKAGRLLDVESGRMLTDQAIVIEDARITAIGPAATTPVPAGATVHDLSDKTVLPGLMDAHVHLHGDADLQGYRRLAISLPAAAIKGAKNARTTLLAGFTTVRVPGSPGYADVALRDAIATGEVEGPRILAGGVSIGITGGHCSDNNLLPAEYKAVGEGVADGPWAARQKVRQNVKFGADFIKTCSTGGVLSKGTEVGAPQYSLEELKALVDEAHALGRKVASHAHGATGIRNALLAGVDSIEHASFIDDEGIALAKKNGAVLVMDIYNTEYILGEGEKAGFLPESLEKERRVGTTQRENFRKAHQAGAIMGFGTDGGVYPHGLNARQFSRMVQFGMTPLQAIRSATVVNARLFGIDKDVGVLKPGYFADLIAVDGDPLQDVAVLENVGFVMKQGRVYKNTRE; this is encoded by the coding sequence ATGCGCCTGCACGCTCGTATGGTGAGTGTCCTCGCCGCTGCCCTGTCCATCGCCTGCGCGCCCGCGTTCGCGGCGACGACCTACGTGAAGGCCGGGCGCCTGCTCGATGTCGAATCCGGTCGCATGCTGACCGACCAGGCCATCGTCATCGAGGACGCACGCATCACCGCCATCGGCCCCGCCGCAACGACGCCGGTACCGGCCGGCGCGACCGTGCACGACCTGTCCGACAAGACCGTGCTGCCGGGCCTGATGGACGCGCACGTGCACCTGCACGGCGATGCGGACCTGCAGGGCTACCGGCGGCTGGCGATCTCGCTGCCGGCCGCCGCCATCAAGGGCGCGAAGAACGCGCGCACCACGCTGCTGGCCGGCTTCACCACCGTGCGCGTGCCGGGTTCGCCCGGTTACGCGGACGTCGCCCTGCGCGACGCGATCGCCACGGGCGAAGTCGAAGGTCCGCGCATCCTCGCCGGCGGCGTGTCCATCGGCATCACCGGCGGGCACTGCAGCGACAACAACCTGTTGCCGGCCGAGTACAAGGCGGTGGGCGAGGGCGTGGCCGACGGTCCCTGGGCCGCGCGGCAGAAGGTACGGCAGAACGTCAAGTTCGGTGCCGACTTCATCAAGACCTGCTCCACCGGCGGCGTGCTGTCCAAGGGCACCGAGGTCGGCGCGCCGCAGTACTCGTTGGAAGAACTGAAGGCGCTGGTCGACGAGGCGCACGCGCTAGGCCGTAAGGTCGCCTCGCACGCGCATGGCGCCACGGGCATCCGCAATGCGCTGCTCGCCGGCGTGGATTCGATCGAGCATGCCAGCTTCATCGACGACGAAGGCATTGCGTTGGCGAAGAAGAACGGCGCCGTACTGGTGATGGACATCTACAACACCGAATACATCCTCGGCGAAGGGGAGAAGGCCGGCTTCCTGCCCGAGTCGCTGGAGAAGGAACGCCGCGTGGGCACCACCCAGCGCGAGAACTTCCGCAAGGCCCATCAGGCTGGCGCGATCATGGGCTTCGGTACCGATGGCGGCGTGTATCCGCATGGCCTCAATGCGCGCCAGTTTTCGCGCATGGTGCAGTTCGGCATGACCCCACTGCAGGCGATCCGTTCGGCCACCGTCGTGAACGCGCGCCTGTTCGGCATCGACAAGGACGTCGGCGTGCTCAAGCCGGGTTACTTCGCCGACCTGATCGCCGTGGATGGCGATCCGCTGCAGGACGTGGCGGTGCTGGAGAACGTCGGCTTCGTGATGAAGCAGGGCCGCGTCTACAAGAACACCCGTGAGTGA
- a CDS encoding DsbA family oxidoreductase yields MKIDFVSDVACPWCAIGLASLERAIANIGEGLEVELHFQPFELNPDMGPEGESIADHLGRKYGLSPEQLAQNGEALRRRGEALGFHFDLQKRDRIYNTFDAHRLLHWAGGLGTTQQHDLKRALLQAYHGEGRNVSDRDALVAIVGRAGLDIDEARRILETNRFATEVRERERFYQQHGIQAVPSVIFNGRHLVQGGQPPETFEQALRQLSGLAG; encoded by the coding sequence GTGAAGATCGATTTCGTTTCCGACGTCGCCTGCCCCTGGTGCGCGATCGGCCTGGCGTCTTTGGAACGCGCGATTGCCAACATCGGTGAAGGTCTCGAGGTCGAGCTGCATTTCCAACCCTTCGAGCTCAATCCGGACATGGGTCCCGAGGGCGAGTCGATCGCCGACCACTTGGGCCGCAAGTACGGCCTGTCACCTGAGCAGCTGGCGCAGAACGGCGAAGCGCTGAGAAGGCGCGGTGAAGCCTTGGGCTTTCACTTCGACCTTCAGAAGCGCGACCGCATCTACAACACCTTCGATGCGCACCGTCTGCTGCATTGGGCGGGAGGGCTTGGCACCACGCAGCAGCACGACTTGAAGCGCGCGCTGCTGCAGGCTTACCACGGCGAGGGGCGCAATGTGTCCGATCGCGACGCGCTGGTCGCGATCGTTGGCCGCGCTGGACTGGATATCGACGAGGCGCGGCGCATCCTCGAGACCAACCGATTCGCCACGGAGGTCCGCGAGCGCGAACGCTTCTATCAGCAGCACGGCATCCAGGCGGTGCCGTCGGTGATCTTCAACGGGCGCCACCTAGTGCAGGGCGGGCAGCCGCCGGAGACCTTCGAGCAGGCCCTGCGGCAGCTGTCGGGGCTCGCGGGTTAA
- a CDS encoding arylesterase produces the protein MQWAAGLALLLLVALFARPVAAQAGKAAPAKSARTILVMGDSLSAAYGLAPAQGWVALTADRVGKTKSGWRVVNASISGETTAGGAARMAAELQRHRPAVVVIALGANDGLRGLPLAQTRANLAKMIAAAQAGKAKVLLVGMRMPPNYGPDYTRGFEQNYSALSKQYGTALLPFLLEPIALDRDAYQADNLHPVAAAQPKLRDHVWKALEPLLR, from the coding sequence ATGCAATGGGCCGCGGGCCTGGCCTTGCTTCTGCTCGTCGCGTTGTTCGCACGGCCCGTCGCAGCACAGGCCGGGAAGGCCGCACCCGCGAAGAGCGCACGCACCATCCTGGTGATGGGCGATTCGCTGTCGGCCGCATACGGACTGGCGCCGGCACAGGGCTGGGTGGCCCTCACGGCCGATCGCGTCGGCAAGACGAAGTCCGGCTGGCGCGTCGTCAACGCCAGCATCAGCGGCGAGACCACGGCGGGAGGTGCGGCCCGCATGGCGGCGGAACTGCAGCGCCATCGTCCGGCCGTGGTCGTCATCGCCCTGGGGGCGAACGACGGCCTGCGTGGCCTGCCGCTGGCGCAGACCCGCGCCAACCTGGCGAAGATGATCGCGGCCGCCCAAGCGGGCAAGGCCAAGGTCCTGCTGGTCGGCATGCGCATGCCGCCCAACTACGGCCCGGACTACACGCGCGGCTTCGAACAGAACTACAGCGCACTGTCGAAGCAGTACGGCACCGCTCTGTTGCCCTTCCTGCTGGAACCCATCGCGCTGGACCGCGATGCCTACCAGGCCGACAACCTCCACCCTGTCGCCGCGGCGCAACCCAAGCTGCGGGACCACGTATGGAAGGCGCTGGAGCCGCTGCTTCGCTGA
- a CDS encoding ABC transporter ATP-binding protein, giving the protein MTDEMIMADASRLHTEARTTARAVLDVQGLGKHVTLPGGELTILDDIGFRIGHGDTVAIVGASGSGKSTLLSLLAGLDVPSAGTVTLDGERISDMDEDGRARVRGEKVGFVFQSFQLLPSLTALENVMLPLELRGDADVDGPARQILEKVGLGQRLGHYPRQLSGGEQQRVALARAFVTRPSLLFADEPTGNLDTHTGQAIIELLFALNADAGTTLILVTHDDHLAERCQRLLRLDAGRLQGEAA; this is encoded by the coding sequence ATGACCGACGAGATGATCATGGCCGACGCCAGCAGACTGCACACTGAAGCCCGCACCACCGCACGCGCCGTCCTCGACGTGCAAGGCTTGGGCAAACACGTGACGCTGCCCGGCGGCGAACTGACGATACTCGACGACATCGGCTTCCGCATCGGCCACGGCGACACCGTCGCGATCGTCGGCGCGTCGGGCTCGGGCAAGAGCACGCTGTTGTCGTTGCTGGCGGGACTGGACGTCCCCAGTGCCGGCACGGTGACGCTGGATGGCGAGCGTATCTCCGATATGGATGAAGATGGTCGTGCACGCGTGCGCGGCGAGAAGGTCGGCTTCGTGTTCCAGAGTTTCCAGCTGCTGCCGTCGCTGACCGCGCTGGAGAACGTCATGCTGCCGCTGGAGTTGCGGGGCGATGCAGACGTGGACGGGCCCGCGCGACAGATTCTCGAGAAGGTCGGCCTGGGCCAGCGCCTGGGCCACTACCCGCGGCAGCTGTCCGGCGGCGAACAGCAGCGCGTCGCGCTCGCGCGCGCGTTCGTCACCCGTCCCTCGCTGCTGTTCGCCGACGAACCCACCGGCAACCTCGACACGCACACTGGCCAGGCGATCATCGAACTGTTGTTCGCGTTGAATGCCGATGCCGGCACCACGTTGATCCTGGTCACGCATGACGATCATTTGGCCGAGCGTTGCCAGCGTTTGCTGCGCCTGGACGCCGGGCGCCTGCAGGGCGAGGCCGCATGA
- a CDS encoding FtsX-like permease family protein: MKTLALAWRQLLRDLVAGDIRILFAALVLAVVAVTSVGFVTDRAERALAIEANRLLGGDVVVRGDTPPTDALRALANAPGLRVTETQEMQSMVRAGESLSLGDLRALGDGFPLRGSFRIVERAGAVERDAVGVPAPGTVWISQAGAETLGAKPGDAIGIGTRTLTLAALVTQEPDAALDYFNVAPKVFLNLDDLPSTGLVQEGSRLRYRLVVAGDAAAVETFTAKVKPQLARGQRMETIQDARPEVRSALDRASRFLGLAALVSVVLAAVAVAMAARRHSERHLSGTAVMRCLGAQQRTLVGIHVGELVLLGLAACTVGVLIAFGLQWGIGSWLKQSLKIDIPPAGLLPAVQGYGVGMIVLLAFGAPPVLALRRVPALRVLRRDLDRAEPSAWLVALTGFVGLGALLWWKAGSPTLGTAMLVGIVGTLAVLALLAWLLILLVRRLRSRLRGSLRYGLANVSRRAGTSIAQVSALGLGLMALLLLTFVRTDLLDRWQLALSANAPNRFIINVQPDQVDPVKTFMQARGLSAVDLYPMIRGRLVELNGKPSSGADYEEADERTQRRAEREFNLSMAATLRDDNKVTAGEFWTGRTPSSPELSVEEDFADALGWKLGDRVAFDIAGQRFEGRVTSLRSVDWESFRPNFFVVASPGSLDGYSASYITAVSVPTGDTAFTRELVGQFPNLSVIDVEAVLKQVRSTAEQVSQVVQVVFWFSLAAGLLVLMAAVSASQDERLLEGGVMRVLGGSRRQLRLAQASEFAAIGLLAGLVAAIAASILSGVVATQVFDLPWKANWQLAAIGGGLGMLAALGAGLFATRKVLDAPPSVTLRELQG, encoded by the coding sequence ATGAAGACGCTGGCGCTGGCCTGGCGCCAGTTGCTCCGCGACCTGGTGGCGGGCGATATCCGCATCCTGTTCGCCGCGCTGGTGCTGGCCGTCGTCGCGGTGACGTCGGTGGGCTTCGTCACCGATCGCGCGGAGCGTGCGCTCGCCATCGAGGCGAACCGCCTGCTGGGAGGCGACGTGGTCGTGCGTGGCGACACGCCACCGACGGACGCGCTGCGCGCGCTGGCGAACGCCCCCGGCCTGCGCGTGACCGAGACGCAGGAGATGCAGAGCATGGTGCGCGCGGGCGAATCGCTGTCGCTCGGCGACCTGCGTGCACTGGGCGACGGCTTCCCGCTGCGCGGCAGCTTCCGCATCGTCGAACGTGCCGGCGCCGTCGAGCGCGATGCGGTGGGCGTTCCCGCGCCCGGCACGGTGTGGATCAGCCAGGCCGGCGCCGAAACGCTGGGGGCGAAACCGGGCGATGCGATCGGCATCGGCACGCGCACGCTGACCCTGGCCGCGCTGGTGACGCAGGAGCCCGATGCGGCGCTGGACTATTTCAACGTCGCGCCGAAAGTCTTCCTCAACCTCGACGACCTGCCGTCCACCGGCCTCGTCCAGGAGGGTAGTCGCCTGCGCTATCGCCTGGTGGTGGCCGGCGATGCCGCTGCGGTCGAAACCTTCACCGCAAAGGTCAAGCCGCAGCTCGCGCGCGGCCAGCGGATGGAGACCATCCAGGACGCGCGCCCGGAAGTGCGCTCCGCGCTCGACCGCGCCAGCCGCTTCCTGGGATTGGCCGCTCTGGTCTCCGTGGTCCTCGCCGCCGTCGCGGTGGCGATGGCCGCGCGTCGTCATAGCGAGCGCCATCTCTCCGGCACCGCGGTGATGCGTTGCCTCGGCGCACAGCAGCGCACGCTGGTCGGCATCCATGTCGGCGAACTGGTGCTGCTGGGCCTGGCCGCGTGCACGGTGGGCGTGCTGATCGCCTTCGGCCTGCAGTGGGGTATCGGCAGCTGGCTGAAGCAATCGTTGAAGATCGACATCCCACCGGCAGGGCTGTTGCCTGCGGTGCAGGGGTATGGCGTGGGCATGATCGTGCTGCTCGCGTTCGGCGCGCCGCCGGTACTGGCGCTGCGGCGCGTGCCCGCGCTGCGCGTGCTGCGTCGCGACCTGGACCGCGCGGAGCCCAGCGCATGGCTGGTCGCGCTGACGGGCTTCGTCGGCCTGGGCGCGCTGTTGTGGTGGAAGGCCGGCTCGCCGACGCTCGGCACCGCGATGCTGGTGGGCATCGTCGGCACGCTCGCCGTGCTTGCCCTGCTGGCGTGGCTGCTGATCCTGCTGGTGCGCCGCCTGCGCTCGCGGTTGCGCGGCAGCCTGCGCTACGGGCTGGCCAACGTCAGCCGTCGCGCGGGCACGTCGATCGCGCAGGTATCCGCGCTGGGCCTCGGCCTGATGGCGCTGCTGCTGCTGACCTTCGTGCGCACCGACCTGCTCGATCGCTGGCAGCTCGCGTTGTCGGCCAATGCGCCCAACCGCTTCATCATCAACGTCCAGCCGGACCAGGTCGATCCGGTGAAGACCTTCATGCAGGCGCGCGGCCTGTCAGCGGTGGACCTGTATCCGATGATCCGTGGCCGCCTGGTCGAACTGAACGGCAAACCGAGCAGCGGTGCGGACTATGAAGAGGCCGACGAGCGCACGCAGCGACGTGCCGAGCGCGAGTTCAATCTGTCGATGGCCGCGACGTTGCGCGACGACAACAAGGTGACCGCGGGCGAATTCTGGACCGGCCGCACGCCGTCGTCGCCGGAACTGTCGGTGGAAGAGGATTTCGCCGACGCACTGGGCTGGAAGCTGGGTGATCGCGTCGCCTTCGATATCGCGGGCCAACGCTTCGAGGGACGCGTCACCAGCCTTCGCAGCGTGGACTGGGAGAGCTTCCGTCCGAATTTCTTCGTCGTCGCTTCGCCGGGCTCGCTCGATGGCTACTCGGCCAGCTACATCACCGCGGTCAGCGTGCCGACCGGCGATACCGCTTTCACGCGCGAGCTGGTGGGACAGTTCCCGAATCTCTCGGTGATCGACGTGGAGGCGGTGCTGAAGCAGGTGCGCAGCACGGCCGAGCAGGTCTCGCAGGTGGTGCAGGTGGTGTTCTGGTTCTCGCTGGCGGCGGGCCTGCTGGTGCTGATGGCCGCGGTGAGCGCCAGCCAGGACGAACGGCTGCTGGAAGGCGGGGTGATGCGCGTGCTCGGCGGCAGCCGTCGCCAGCTGCGCCTTGCGCAGGCCTCGGAGTTCGCTGCCATCGGCCTGTTGGCGGGTCTGGTCGCCGCCATCGCGGCCTCGATCTTGTCCGGTGTGGTCGCCACGCAGGTGTTCGACCTGCCGTGGAAGGCCAACTGGCAGCTGGCCGCCATCGGCGGCGGGCTGGGCATGCTGGCGGCGTTGGGCGCGGGCCTGTTCGCCACGCGCAAGGTGCTGGATGCGCCGCCGTCGGTGACGTTGCGCGAGCTGCAGGGCTGA
- a CDS encoding RtcB family protein encodes MSTTFELLHAEGSTTPIKGWVRGVPLDQGAHEQLRNIAAVPFVGPWVAVMPDVHLGKGATVGSVIPTRGAIIPAAVGVDIGCGMAAVRTTLRAKDLPDNLAQLRSSIERSVPVGNGRGGEHWKLPDSIRTRITQSGLEPRLEAIKQKHRKIRTDKLDRQIGTLGGGNHFIEICLDEADAVWVMLHSGSRGTGNLIGNYFIERAREHLAHRVLGFHLPDKDLAFFMEGEPLFDDYVEAVSWAQDYARENREAMMSRVLAEMRHRLPKFQLEKMAVNCHHNYVQKETHGGVDLLVTRKGAVSARAGELGIIPGSMGAKSFIVRGKGNADSFHSCSHGAGRVLSRTAARQQITLSQHREATAHVECRKDAGVIDESPAAYKDIDAVMSAQSDLVEVVHTLRQVVCIKG; translated from the coding sequence ATGAGCACTACGTTTGAACTGCTGCACGCCGAGGGCAGCACCACGCCGATCAAGGGCTGGGTGCGCGGCGTGCCCCTGGACCAGGGCGCCCACGAGCAGCTGCGGAACATCGCGGCCGTCCCCTTCGTCGGCCCGTGGGTCGCGGTGATGCCCGACGTGCACCTGGGCAAGGGCGCGACCGTGGGCTCGGTCATCCCGACGCGCGGCGCCATCATTCCGGCGGCGGTCGGCGTGGACATCGGCTGCGGCATGGCCGCGGTGCGGACCACGCTGCGCGCGAAGGACTTGCCGGACAACCTGGCGCAACTGCGTTCGAGCATCGAGCGCAGCGTGCCGGTCGGCAACGGGCGTGGCGGCGAACACTGGAAACTGCCGGACAGCATCCGCACGCGTATCACGCAGTCGGGACTGGAACCACGCCTGGAGGCGATCAAGCAGAAGCACCGCAAGATCCGTACCGACAAGCTGGATCGCCAGATCGGCACGCTGGGCGGCGGCAACCACTTCATCGAGATCTGCCTGGACGAGGCCGACGCGGTGTGGGTGATGCTGCACAGCGGTTCGCGCGGCACCGGCAACCTGATCGGCAACTACTTCATCGAGCGGGCGCGCGAGCACCTGGCGCACCGTGTGCTGGGGTTCCACCTGCCGGACAAGGACTTGGCCTTCTTCATGGAAGGCGAGCCCTTGTTCGACGACTACGTGGAAGCGGTCTCGTGGGCACAGGACTACGCCCGCGAGAACCGCGAAGCGATGATGTCGCGCGTACTGGCGGAGATGCGCCACCGCCTGCCGAAGTTCCAGTTGGAGAAGATGGCGGTGAACTGCCACCACAACTACGTGCAGAAGGAAACGCACGGCGGCGTGGACCTGCTGGTGACCCGCAAAGGCGCGGTGAGCGCGCGCGCAGGCGAGCTGGGGATCATCCCCGGCAGCATGGGCGCGAAGAGCTTCATCGTGCGCGGCAAGGGCAACGCGGACAGCTTCCACAGCTGCAGCCACGGGGCCGGCCGCGTGCTGAGCCGTACCGCGGCGCGCCAGCAGATCACCCTGTCGCAGCACCGCGAGGCGACGGCGCACGTCGAATGCCGCAAGGACGCCGGCGTGATCGACGAATCACCGGCGGCCTACAAGGACATCGACGCGGTGATGTCGGCGCAGAGCGACCTGGTGGAGGTCGTCCACACGCTGCGCCAGGTGGTGTGCATCAAGGGGTGA